One region of Mucilaginibacter sp. 14171R-50 genomic DNA includes:
- a CDS encoding FAD-binding protein, with protein MRLKQKLPVTYLLFTFNGRLSKGAFWLASLFYWCTFYVLYNLLLFGIGEGATFILYPLLFWIIIATSMKRLHDQGYSGYWLFTVLIPVLGPLWLFWRLGFKKGNYTANQYGSVPGSAPDYLKNDEGKEIPHLKTDERIIDDVTRLNPVLVAKIVRPTSVEEICEIVKNTTGAISVGGGRFSMGGQTASPHSLHIDMRGMNKVLEFSATGKLIKVQTGIRWCDIQQYIDEHDLSIKVMQTYANFTVGGALSVNAHGRYMGMGPVVLSVRSIDVVLADGSLVHATKTENHEIFFGSIGSYNGIGIIVQAELELADNLAIKRIDKKMKVEEYKDYFFKTIRDNPQVVFHNGDIYPPKYKRLRAVSWIETTEKPTVKTRLMPLKESYPLERYFLWAFTERPLGKPYREFIIDPLLFRGKKIHWRNYEAGYDVAELEPKSRINSTYVLLEYFVPVQRFEEFEHAMAEIFIRFNVNVLNVSIRHATADPGTYLAWAREEVFAFVVYYKQRTDPASKNAVAVWTRELADAVIAVNGAYYLPYQVHPTLSQFHKAYPNAQKLFNLKTKLDPDYKFRNIFWDTYYQPLKPQSNG; from the coding sequence ATGCGTCTCAAACAAAAGCTACCTGTAACCTATTTGTTATTTACTTTTAACGGCCGCTTATCAAAAGGAGCTTTTTGGTTGGCTTCCCTGTTTTACTGGTGTACCTTTTATGTACTATATAACCTGTTATTGTTCGGCATAGGCGAAGGTGCTACGTTTATACTTTACCCTTTATTATTCTGGATTATTATAGCTACTTCCATGAAACGCCTGCATGATCAGGGCTATTCAGGTTATTGGCTGTTTACTGTTTTAATACCCGTGCTTGGGCCGCTATGGTTGTTTTGGCGGTTAGGATTTAAGAAAGGAAATTATACGGCAAACCAGTACGGCTCGGTACCCGGTTCGGCGCCCGATTATTTGAAAAACGATGAAGGCAAAGAGATTCCCCACCTTAAAACAGATGAGCGCATTATTGATGATGTAACCCGATTGAATCCGGTGCTGGTTGCTAAAATTGTGCGTCCGACTTCTGTCGAAGAAATCTGCGAAATAGTTAAAAACACCACTGGAGCGATTTCCGTAGGCGGCGGTCGTTTCAGCATGGGCGGACAAACCGCCAGTCCGCATAGTTTGCATATTGACATGCGTGGGATGAATAAGGTGCTGGAGTTTTCCGCAACAGGTAAGCTTATCAAAGTACAGACGGGTATCCGTTGGTGCGATATACAGCAGTACATTGATGAACATGACCTGAGCATCAAAGTCATGCAAACCTATGCCAACTTCACAGTAGGTGGAGCATTAAGTGTTAATGCACACGGACGGTATATGGGTATGGGACCGGTTGTTTTATCAGTGCGTTCAATTGATGTAGTATTAGCCGATGGATCATTAGTGCATGCTACTAAAACAGAGAACCATGAAATATTCTTTGGCTCTATAGGTAGTTATAATGGCATTGGCATTATTGTTCAGGCTGAGTTAGAACTGGCCGATAATCTGGCTATTAAACGAATTGATAAAAAAATGAAGGTGGAAGAATATAAAGATTACTTCTTCAAAACCATCCGCGATAACCCCCAGGTAGTTTTTCATAACGGGGATATCTACCCGCCAAAATATAAACGTTTGCGAGCGGTGAGCTGGATAGAAACCACCGAAAAACCGACTGTTAAAACCCGGCTGATGCCGCTAAAAGAATCTTATCCCCTTGAGCGGTATTTCCTTTGGGCATTTACAGAAAGGCCGCTGGGTAAGCCGTACCGGGAGTTTATCATTGATCCTTTATTGTTTCGGGGCAAAAAGATCCACTGGCGAAATTATGAAGCTGGCTACGATGTTGCCGAGCTGGAACCGAAGTCGCGGATCAATAGCACTTATGTGTTGTTGGAATATTTTGTTCCTGTTCAGCGCTTTGAGGAATTTGAACACGCTATGGCCGAAATATTTATCCGCTTTAATGTAAACGTGCTGAATGTTTCTATCCGCCATGCGACGGCCGACCCGGGCACTTACCTGGCTTGGGCACGTGAAGAGGTATTTGCTTTTGTAGTTTATTATAAACAACGCACAGATCCGGCATCTAAAAACGCCGTTGCGGTATGGACCCGTGAACTGGCCGATGCCGTAATTGCTGTAAACGGCGCTTATTACTTACCTTACCAGGTACATCCAACCCTTTCGCAGTTTCATAAAGCTTATC
- a CDS encoding rhomboid family intramembrane serine protease: MSNFLSKIKLIYLRFLLVAIGFILLYSFLIWIVVYQFSLLALNEDLINFWLPFCLPVIPVYIWLRPRIKLLVLKDKKGNLPFLYFFAACLAISAPTIVLQGYLLTATGKLTTVNNITEISQKPITKYYTVANHYIDKQHATVHRRTEVSGRNNEYLTFHLYVACPILNKASQIDTSNNNNFNMPVAWLGTEYTKSISNHSSDTEKEQAFKELGIEAYNKLKEENLDRFVYLDHIGNNDHRKGYYAAIKSIPQYNSAEPLILEAKNEPFEARNGDKFVWIFKSFGIGAAIWLIMLIFPKFDNVQLKKLPEYSFQNQWKTFYKFISAIKITSKSSVSVIIIAVNILVFIIMVFAGLGFISFDGQDLYAWGANYRPAVISGQWWRLLTNIFLHGGLMHLIFNMYGLLFVSIFLEPILGRAKFIIAYFLCGLLASIASIWWHPATLSVGASGAIFGLYGVLTALLTTNKADANSKRGLLINNAIFIGINLIIGFSGGIDNAAHMGGLLTGFIIGYIMYFFIDEPKPKRRYKKKIKIIENKGDLLEKEN, from the coding sequence ATGAGCAATTTTTTAAGCAAGATAAAGTTAATCTATCTGCGATTTTTGCTGGTGGCTATTGGCTTTATCTTATTGTATTCATTTTTGATATGGATCGTTGTATATCAATTTTCTTTATTAGCCTTAAACGAGGATTTAATTAACTTTTGGCTACCATTTTGCCTTCCTGTAATACCAGTTTATATCTGGCTGAGACCGAGGATTAAATTATTAGTATTAAAAGATAAAAAGGGTAATTTACCATTTCTCTATTTTTTTGCGGCTTGCTTGGCAATATCAGCGCCAACCATTGTATTGCAAGGGTATTTACTAACAGCAACTGGTAAACTGACAACCGTTAATAACATTACCGAAATCAGTCAAAAGCCAATCACGAAATATTATACAGTTGCAAATCATTATATCGATAAACAACACGCGACTGTACATCGTAGAACGGAGGTAAGTGGCAGGAATAACGAATATTTGACTTTTCATCTGTACGTCGCTTGTCCTATTTTAAATAAAGCGTCTCAAATAGATACCAGCAATAACAACAACTTTAACATGCCAGTGGCCTGGCTGGGAACCGAATACACAAAAAGTATAAGTAATCACAGTAGCGATACTGAAAAGGAGCAGGCGTTTAAAGAATTAGGGATAGAAGCCTATAATAAATTAAAAGAAGAAAATCTTGATCGGTTTGTTTACTTAGACCATATTGGCAATAATGATCACCGTAAAGGTTATTATGCAGCGATCAAGTCAATTCCTCAATATAACAGTGCAGAACCGTTAATTCTGGAAGCCAAAAATGAACCGTTCGAAGCAAGAAACGGGGATAAATTTGTATGGATATTTAAATCGTTTGGCATTGGCGCTGCAATTTGGTTGATCATGTTGATCTTCCCTAAGTTTGACAATGTGCAATTAAAAAAGCTTCCCGAGTACAGTTTTCAGAATCAATGGAAGACTTTCTATAAATTTATTTCAGCAATAAAAATCACCAGTAAATCATCAGTCTCAGTAATCATTATTGCAGTAAACATTTTGGTTTTTATCATTATGGTTTTTGCAGGATTAGGTTTTATTTCATTTGATGGACAAGACTTATATGCCTGGGGAGCTAATTACCGGCCAGCAGTGATTAGCGGACAATGGTGGCGCTTACTAACTAATATCTTTTTGCATGGAGGATTAATGCACTTGATATTTAATATGTATGGTTTACTTTTCGTCTCAATTTTCCTCGAACCTATTTTAGGGAGGGCTAAATTTATAATCGCCTATTTTTTATGTGGTTTGTTAGCAAGCATTGCCAGTATATGGTGGCATCCTGCAACCTTGAGCGTTGGTGCGTCAGGTGCGATCTTCGGATTGTATGGTGTATTAACCGCTTTATTAACAACTAACAAAGCCGACGCAAATTCCAAAAGAGGGTTATTAATAAATAACGCAATTTTTATAGGGATTAATTTAATAATCGGATTTAGTGGAGGTATTGACAATGCCGCTCATATGGGCGGGCTTTTAACGGGATTTATTATCGGTTACATCATGTATTTTTTTATTGATGAACCAAAGCCCAAAAGACGCTATAAGAAAAAGATAAAAATTATCGAGAACAAGGGAGACTTACTAGAAAAGGAGAACTAA
- a CDS encoding YafY family protein, translated as MPVNRNALIRYRTIDQCLQNRFKKWTLDDLIDACSNAIYEYQGIDTGVSRRTVQADIEMMRSNKLGYEAPIVVVDKKYYTYSDKNYSITNSPLNQQDMQVLSEVSGLLKQFKGFNHFTDLNEMVSKLEDKIYTQKTHSAPVIDFEKNNNLKGLEWIEVIRKHIVAKKTMCVTYQSFKAREASTFCFSGYLLKEYRNRWFVLGVSHQRYKPLLNLALDRIQTIIAHDDDYIENTTIDFSSYYSDVIGVTKTPGQRDVEVVFWIDAKNAPYVITKPLHHTQKLLREDEKGKIFSIRVIMNFELERELLGFGSKLRVLGPRVLVKQIKKQLYETLERYKVSETEQPEIN; from the coding sequence ATGCCTGTAAACCGCAATGCCCTTATCCGCTACCGCACCATCGACCAGTGCCTGCAAAACCGTTTTAAGAAATGGACGCTGGATGATTTGATAGATGCCTGCAGCAATGCTATTTATGAATATCAAGGCATTGATACCGGTGTAAGCCGTCGCACCGTTCAGGCGGATATAGAAATGATGCGCAGCAATAAACTGGGTTATGAAGCACCTATTGTTGTCGTTGATAAAAAGTATTATACGTACAGCGATAAAAATTACAGCATTACCAATAGTCCGCTTAACCAACAAGATATGCAGGTGCTGAGCGAAGTATCGGGCCTGTTAAAGCAATTTAAGGGCTTTAACCATTTTACCGACCTGAACGAGATGGTGAGTAAACTGGAGGACAAGATCTATACGCAAAAAACACACAGTGCACCCGTAATTGACTTTGAGAAGAACAATAACCTGAAAGGCTTAGAGTGGATAGAGGTGATCCGTAAACACATCGTGGCCAAAAAAACCATGTGCGTTACCTACCAATCGTTTAAAGCGCGCGAGGCCAGTACTTTTTGCTTTAGCGGGTACCTGTTGAAAGAATACCGAAATCGTTGGTTTGTATTAGGTGTATCCCATCAGCGCTATAAACCGTTACTTAATCTGGCATTGGATAGGATACAAACTATCATTGCTCATGACGATGATTATATTGAGAATACCACCATTGATTTTTCGAGCTATTACAGCGACGTGATAGGGGTAACTAAAACGCCCGGTCAGCGCGATGTAGAAGTAGTGTTTTGGATTGACGCTAAGAACGCACCATACGTTATCACTAAACCTCTGCACCATACCCAAAAGCTATTGCGTGAGGATGAGAAAGGTAAGATCTTCAGCATCCGCGTAATTATGAATTTTGAGTTGGAACGTGAGTTATTGGGTTTTGGGTCGAAGCTTCGGGTACTCGGCCCAAGGGTATTGGTCAAGCAGATCAAGAAACAATTGTATGAAACGTTGGAGAGGTATAAAGTGTCGGAAACAGAACAGCCAGAAATTAATTAA